A stretch of Tachyglossus aculeatus isolate mTacAcu1 chromosome 3, mTacAcu1.pri, whole genome shotgun sequence DNA encodes these proteins:
- the GHITM gene encoding growth hormone-inducible transmembrane protein, whose product MLAARLACLRALPSRALHPVLPQASPALRSSVLKTDQRLLQFNQGYATKSRFGMRRGRTGQEIKEAAFEPSMEKVFKIDQMGRWIVAGGAAVGLGALGYYGLGMSNEIGAIEKAVIWPQYVKDRIHSTYMYFAGSVGLTALSAVAVSRSPALMNLMMRGSWMAIGATFAAMIGAGMLVRSISYEQSPGPKHLAWMLHSGVMGAVVAPLTLLGGPLLIRAAWYTAGIVGGLSTVAMCAPSEKFLNMGAPLGVGLGLVLASSVGSMFLPPTSVVGAGLYSVAIYGGLVLFSMFLLYDTQKVIKRAEMQPMYGVERYDPINAMMGIYMDTLNIFMRVATMLATGSNRKK is encoded by the exons ATGTTGGCGGCCAGGTTGGCGTGCCTTCGGGCCCTTCCGTCCAGGGCTCTCCACCCAGTGCTCCCCCAAGCTTCCCCTGCCCTGAGAAGTTCCGTTCTAAAGACAGATCAACGGCTCTTGCAATTCAACCAG GGCTATGCCACCAAATCAAGATTCGGAATGCGGCGTGGAAGAACTGGCCAggaaattaaagaagcagcatttgAACCATCGATGGAGAAAGTGTTTAAAA TTGATCAGATGGGAAGGTGGATTGTTGCCGGAGGAGCTGCTGTCGGTCTCGGGGCCCTTGGCTACTACGGATTGGGAATGTCAAACGAGATCGGAGCCATTGAAAAAGCTGT GATCTGGCCACAGTATGTGAAGGATCGGATTCATTCCACCTACATGTATTTTGCAGGAAGTGTGGGTTTGACAGCATTATCTGCCGTAGCAGTCAGCAGGTCACCTGCTCTCATGAACCTTATGATGAGAGGCTCCTGGATG GCAATAGGAGCAACTTTTGCAGCCATGATTGGAGCCGGGATGTTGGTTAGGTCAATATCGTATGAGCAGAGCCCAGGCCCTAAGCATCTTGCTTGGATGCTTCATTCAG GTGTCATGGGTGCGGTTGTGGCTCCTCTGACCCTTCTGGGCGGCCCTCTGCTCATCAGAGCAGCCTGGTACACTGCAGGGATCGTGGGAGGCCTCTCTACAGTGGCCATGTGCGCACCGAGCGAAAAGTTTCTGAACATGGGAGCTCCTTTGGGAGTGGGCttgggcctcgttctggcctcTTCTGTTG GCTCCATGTTTCTACCACCTACATCTGTGGTTGGCGCTGGCCTTTATTCTGTTGCAATTTATGGTGGATTGGTACTTTTTAGCATGTTCCTTCTTTACGACACCCAGAAAGTCATCAAACGTGCAGAAATGCAGCCAATGTATGGCGTTGAAAGATACGACCCCATCAATGC